Genomic DNA from Pygocentrus nattereri isolate fPygNat1 chromosome 11, fPygNat1.pri, whole genome shotgun sequence:
caagaacagcctAGAGAGCTATATGGAATGGGTTtacatggccgagcagctgcacccaagccttatatcaccaagcgtaatgcaaagtgtcaaatgcagtggtgtaaagcgccgccaatGGACTCTAGAGcggtggagacgtgttctctggagtgacgagtcatgcttctccatctggtaatctcatggatgagtctgggtttggtggttgccaggagaatggtacttgtctgactgcattgtgccaactgtaaagtttggtggaggggggattatggagttgggctcgaccccctagttccagtgaaaggaacttttaatgcttcagcagaccaagagattatGAACAAtctcatgctcccaactttgtggaaacagtttggggacggaccccttcctgttccaacatgactgtgcaccagtgcacaaagcagcgcacataagacatggatgagcaagtcctgatctcaacccgatagaacacctttggggtgaattagagtggagactgcgagccaggccttctcgcaTTTCCAGCATCAAAGCATCAAAAAGAGGGTCAAAAgtcaaatgatcaaaaattcccataagcacactcctaaaccttgtgaaaGTCTTCcctgaagagctgaagctgttatagctgcaaagggtaggccaacatcatattaaagccTAAATCCAAAAAGGATCCAGTATTGGCTGCATTTCTCAGGACTAAGTCTGTCTTTAAAGGTCAGGTGTTCGGAACTCAGAAGGAAATAAAAGAATATGATGATGTAATTTAGCACAGTAATAGTAACATATCATCATATCTCACCTCCCTCTTTAGGTGGTTTTTGGAGTGTGCTCCATGGCACCAGGTATGTGACCTCATTGTCCTGAGAGCTCAGCATAGGCATGGCTTTAGAGATGTACTGCTCCATCCAGCTGGGGTCCTGAGCCAGAGCTGCTCGCACTGCTGCCCGCTGATCGTAACTGTCTAAAAATGCAAGATGAATACTTTAGAAAGattctctttacattaaaattagaATTATTATTGGAACTTGCCATAATGaaataattgaaaatattaATGTCACACGCATTGTAATGCAATGCACTGAAGCAGAATTAGCAATATCAAAGCATTATATACTTACATGCTCATTATAAGACATACACTATACAGTGCTGCTTCCATGTTCATGAACCTTCCAGTCATTATgtaaatttctacataaatatCATATGACAAGGTCTTCATTTcattcagaaaaatgaataaagagaACCTAGAAACACAAATAATGCAAAATTAtacagtttttcaaaaattaaaaaaaaaaaagtgaaatcaataataaatgtctttgttggcaaaagtatgtgaacctctgCACTCAGTAATTGGTGTGACCCCTATGAGCAGCACTGACTTCAACCAAACAGCTCCTGTAACGCCTCTGGAGGACTCCTTTCTTTCAGAATTGTTTTagcaaaagcaaaagcaaaatttatttatatagcacttttcacaacagatgtcacaaagcagctttaaataacaatcagtattacagaaagaaaagaaaagaaaatccgggtccaagcccccatgagcaagccagcagcgacagcagcaaagaaaaactccctaaagaggaagaaaccttgagaggaaccaagactcagaaggggaactcATCCTCCTACGgtcaacaccagatagcaaacattattagtatgaagtattatagtaaagtgggaaaagaaaagatctgaaggtgaggactgcacagcgttgtaaagcaagaagctcagtggttgtcaagccggtccagaagacTGGTgagaagactaatcaccaaaggcttgactatacaagtaagtttttagtctagacttaaaaactgaggctgtgccTGAgacccgaacattaacaggaagattattccagagttggggggctttgtatgagaaagctctcccagctgatgtagctttattaattctaggtaccagtagtaagccagcgccttgtgatctaagtaggcgcgatggttcatagtgggagagaagttcactcaggtactgaggtgCGTGTCTGTTTAGAGCTCTATTGGTCAGTGATAGAATTTCATAATCAATgcaaaatttaactggtaaccagtgcagggctgataaaactgggctaatatggtcaaactttctggttcttgtgaggactctggctgcagcgttctgcactagctgaagcttgtgaaggcttttgctgggacatccagacagcagggcaatACAGTAATCTAGTCTTGacgtaataaatgcatgaactgacttttctgcgtcctgtagagataatgcatttattaatttagcaatattgcgaagatgcaggaaggctgttctactAATATTAGTTATATCtgcgtcgaaggacagatcagcgtctatcacaacaccaagattttttttctttttttagctcTTATGTTAGTGGGCATTCTTGCATGAAAGGTCCTGCCAGAACATTTCTATtggattgaggtctggactttaaCAGCCattcaaaatataatatttcttATGCTCCAGACATTCTTTGCAGACTAACTGGTGCTTTTAGGGCTGCTTTCTTTGTGCAGGACACACCTTTTGTTGAGGTACAGTTCAATGACAGATGCCATAACATTCTCCTGTAGAGCTTCTTAATACAATCCAGAATTTATAGAGCAATGGATGTCTCCATGCTTTTATTGATAGATACTATCCTCGCTCAGCGTTTGCCTGAGTGTGGACTGATGAACACTGACATTAGCCTGTGTAGGAGAGGCCTGCAGATCCTAAGATGTTATCCTGGAGTTCTTGTTGATTTCCCAGTATATTATATGCCTTACAGTTGGAGTGATTTTATGTTGACCACTCCTGGGAAAGTAAACAATGGTGGTGAACTTCCTGCATCTCTACACTATCTGAGCAAGTCTACACTTTTTAGAAATTGTTTTGGAACCTCTTTTAGCCTAGCAAATGTTTTTTCTAAGGGTCCTCAGTAATGTCATTTGACTGAGACATGACATGTGTTAACAAATGTGTGTGGTAAAAAACAGTCTTTAATGGTGAAGCCTCaggttaatattttaaatagggcaggctcagacacacacacacacacacacacacacacacaaccctgtTAGCCAATTCTTTGAATCTCCAGACACAATTATCACCTGTACCAAACTGATCGTTATAGAGGTTCACATACTTCTGACAGCCAAAAGCCCTTGTCTTATTTGTTTTACTGCGTTGTGTTAATCTATTACGACTTAAATGAAGATCTAATTTATTTTAGGTCAACCTTACGCAGACATTCAAATAATGATGAAGGGTTTACAAAGTATCAAGCAGCACTGTGCATCCAAAAGTTTGTGTTCAATTCTGCAATaaagaaacactgaatattACACTGAACATTATTAGGGAGTCCTCCCTCCTTACACTGCATTAACAGTTTCTACTCTACTAAATTGCATGTTGGAACATTGCCGTtaggatctgattgcattcagccacaaaagcattagagcattactgaggtcaggtactgatgttggatgattattTCAGGATCCCAAACATTATTACAACGTGCAAAAGGGGGTGGATGGAGCACCATCAACCCATGGAATCCAGTTCCATTGCTCCACACCCCAATGCTGGGGCTTTATACtcctctagctgacacttggcactgGGTATGGTGACCTTAAACTCATGTGCTTCTACTCCAGAGGGTCCCTTTCTATTGACAAAGCTTTTCTTTaaagattatacaagctgtataTTCACAACTGAGGACCTGTTTCACCAATCTCTCCACCTTAAAGAGGCAGGATTCACAAATTAGAATGGGGTCTCTGGATTAGATCACTAATTAGAATGGGGTCCTACAGAGTAGGTTATAAGCCCAGCACAAAGTTTTACCGTTTCTAATTTACAAAAACACTGGTTCTGGTGGAGTGCTCTGGGAAATTTTACTCTCGAGCCTTCATTTAAAATTCCACAAATTCTACGAGCTACACACAAAACTCTCACCATACTTCCAGATGTGGAAAACCTGACTGAGACCTCCATACTCCACACTCCAGTACCCCAGCAGCTCAGAGTGTGCAGTGCGCAGGTCGATCTTCTCACTGGTCAGTTTGAGGAACGCAGAGTTCAGGTGGGGATGGATGCAGTAGGTGCGGAACTCATAGAACATTCCACTCTGCTGCTGCGGCCCAGTCGAGACGAAGGCCTTGGGTTGCTGGAGAGAAAATAGAAGAACATCACTGACACCAAGGGGTGAGCACTGGAGTTACACAGCTTATgtctactgccaatgtttgaCTTGCAGGGATATTCCCTCATGAAGAAATTTCAAGACCTTTGTTCCAGTAATTTGAGTTATTTTTGAGTTCTTGTTATCTGTGAAGATGACTAACTGTACTACAGCAAGAGACAACATGGACTGTGATAATAACTGtgaaaatattaacaaacaAACCAATCGCTGTTGTGGGACGAAAAcctcttttttatgtttttcagttgaaagaaatgacccaaaatgatctggaaaagtctggttccattgacttacattaaacgtatttttttcccttctcctgtaaagttattttggagatatgaggttttcttctgacaaaggcgatatgtaaaatataaaatatgtcatAAATGTTGCActgacacatttttttttctgatatgcAAATGGTCCAGGTGTGCacaaatttttgcatacaactctTTGATTTCTGAATATTTATACTTCTGCAAAAACTTTTCTGGAGCTTCCCTGCTTCTTCCAATGTGGGAAAAAAGTGCTTCTTCAATTACATTACAatctttatttactttccagacCTGCAGAAGCATATGGCCTTgtatcaataaaataaatacttcaATTACATTAATATAATTAGCTATTAAGTGACTGACTGAAAAACACATATGATCATTTATGAACTGactaacaaagaaaaaacaacttgGGTGAAGAATAACAGGACACGTTTAGTTCACTTTGTCCTTGGTGTCCTGAGTAAAGTACACTTGGACTGGGCACCACATATCAAAGCCCTGAATGTGCGGGCTCGTGTTAATTATAAACCACAgcagctctctgtctctctggacACCGTGAAACCAGAGAGGCCTTCTGGCATTGCTCCACAGCAATACAAAGATCAAACTGATGTAGCCTTGTGATTAGTGCAGAAACATTTATCAAAACGCTACTATTTCAAAtcattatatatgtaaatatgtcaaAGACTTCAGGAACTTCAGGAATGCTTTCAGGAAATTCAGGAATGCTTTCAGGAAATTCTATCGTAAGCTCAGGGAATGATTTGATAAACGCAGTGCTGTAGTTAACTAGATGATGCACTCCAGTGTGgtgtgctgttgttgttgttacggCCAAAGCCTCCTATTAGTTTAACAATGGGGGCGAACTGCACCCCACTCTCCCTCACCAACGCGTCTGTTTGGGCTTTTAGCCATGAAAAGTTTCGCCGTGGTGCAATAAAAGGCGGAAGAGCGCCCACAGGAACGCAGCCAGGCAGGAGTCTGTCTGCGATCTGCCTGTTGCTTTCATCCTGAAGTGACTTCCAGCCAAAGCTCGCTCAGGTCTAAATAACCTCCCTCTTCATCAGAACTGACCTTTTGAGCGCTCCTCGCACAGACGATGCTGTGGGTGTGGAGCGTGGCTCTCCGGAGCGCCTGTCGGATCTGAAACATGACTGCTTTAGTCCACTCCGTCAGTCCAGCAGCTGGTCTGAAGGCTACGTGCTCTCAGCCAGGTTTGACATGCAGCTCTTTTCCTCACAGCGCGATGCCCTACGGAAGCCGAGAAGGAGCTCGCGCGCTCTGGCTGCGTCcaacacctcacacactgacacactaaaTAATGTTCAGTCCTACAGCGCAGAGCGAATAGTACACTAGTATGTGATATTGGACGCAGCCCCTGTCATTCAAACACAGCATTACAGGAACGTCAGctagatagctagctagctagctagctagatagatagatagatagatagatagaaccccaattccaatgaagttgggacgttgtgtaaagcataaatagaaacagaatacagtgatttgcaaatccttttcaatctatattcagttgaatacactacaaagacaagatatttaatgttcaaacagataaactttattgttttttgcaaatattcactcattttgaatgtgatgcctgtaacacgttccaaagaagttgggacaggggcatgtttaccactgtgttacatcacctttccttttaacaacactcaataagcgtttgg
This window encodes:
- the nipsnap3a gene encoding protein NipSnap homolog 3A, yielding MFQIRQALRRATLHTHSIVCARSAQKQPKAFVSTGPQQQSGMFYEFRTYCIHPHLNSAFLKLTSEKIDLRTAHSELLGYWSVEYGGLSQVFHIWKYDSYDQRAAVRAALAQDPSWMEQYISKAMPMLSSQDNEVTYLVPWSTLQKPPKEGGVYELVTFQMKPGGPAVWAESFHAAVNTHAAPGYAHPVGVFHSEFGQLNRVHVLWWYESADHRASIRHRAHTDGRVVAAVRQSVAYLDSQKNKLMFPCSFSPLK